A genomic window from Terrisporobacter glycolicus ATCC 14880 = DSM 1288 includes:
- a CDS encoding CPBP family intramembrane glutamic endopeptidase, producing MYSKKEDLVTLAKGSKKLPNFIWATILAFLFITVGQIIGGICIIPLYIILSFSHNLSSYLKILELFIQLGSFVFISLLVFVRVKHIEKRSISTLGFNKDSWLKKYIKGFIIGIVMMSIVVLILYLFGCISVEKNPIQPIGMSAIGGVMFILIGWIIQGATEEIVTRGWLMNVLAARYNKAFALILSSTIFGFMHLFNPDVNYVAVINIILVGLFYGIYVTKTNDLWAVCGMHSAWNFAQGNIFGFEVSGLNVGVSSIVDLNLVGSDVISGGSFGPEAGLIATFVLISSIAIVFILDKKGYFTK from the coding sequence ATGTATTCAAAAAAAGAAGATCTTGTTACTTTAGCCAAAGGAAGTAAAAAGTTGCCTAATTTTATTTGGGCAACAATTTTGGCTTTTTTATTTATTACTGTAGGTCAAATTATAGGTGGAATTTGTATAATTCCATTGTATATAATTTTATCTTTCTCACATAATCTATCATCATATCTAAAGATATTAGAACTATTTATTCAATTAGGCTCATTTGTATTTATATCACTTCTAGTATTTGTAAGAGTTAAACATATTGAAAAAAGGAGTATTTCCACACTTGGATTTAACAAAGATAGTTGGCTTAAAAAATACATAAAAGGTTTCATAATTGGTATTGTTATGATGTCTATTGTGGTTTTAATACTGTATTTATTTGGATGTATTTCAGTGGAAAAAAATCCTATTCAGCCTATCGGTATGTCCGCAATTGGTGGTGTAATGTTCATATTAATTGGTTGGATTATTCAAGGGGCAACGGAGGAAATAGTAACTAGAGGATGGCTAATGAATGTTTTAGCTGCTAGATATAATAAAGCTTTTGCATTAATTCTTTCTTCTACCATATTTGGATTTATGCATTTATTCAATCCAGATGTTAACTACGTTGCCGTAATAAATATTATTTTAGTAGGACTTTTTTATGGTATTTATGTTACAAAAACTAATGATCTTTGGGCAGTTTGTGGTATGCATTCAGCATGGAATTTTGCTCAAGGTAATATATTTGGATTTGAAGTCAGTGGACTAAATGTGGGTGTTTCTAGTATTGTTGATTTAAATTTAGTGGGAAGTGATGTTATTAGTGGTGGATCCTTTGGGCCAGAAGCCGGACTTATAGCTACCTTTGTTTTGATTTCTTCTATAGCTATAGTTTTTATACTTGATAAGAAAGGATATTTTACCAAGTAG
- a CDS encoding RtcB family protein encodes MIEVRGKYNTAKIFADKIDEKSREQIKELCDQEFVKNGKIRIMPDAHAGAGCVIGFTAKLGDMVIPNIVGVDIGCGMFTVELGKIDFPLDELDNIINQYVPSGKDVHEGKKYNFTKLQDLYCYRELKKSKWIERSIGTLGGGNHFIEVDEDKNKNKYLVIHSGSRNLGKQVAEYYQTLAVELCSGKEKFYEEKEELIKTFKEQGRRKEIQNELKKLIKKYEGLKPKYPKELCFLSGKYREEYLHDMKICQEYAEINREVMANIILNKLINKSVDDFSHFHTTHNYINFKDNIIRKGSISSYGGEKLLIPINMRDGSILAIGKGNEDWNFSAPHGAGRLMSRTEAKAKLNINDFEKTMKDIWTTSVCEETIDEAPMAYKPIEDILKFVGDTVDIIDVIKPIYNFKSK; translated from the coding sequence ATGATAGAAGTAAGGGGAAAATATAACACGGCTAAAATATTTGCTGATAAGATTGATGAAAAATCAAGGGAGCAAATAAAAGAACTTTGTGACCAAGAATTTGTGAAAAATGGCAAAATAAGAATAATGCCAGATGCTCATGCAGGAGCAGGATGTGTTATTGGATTTACTGCTAAGCTTGGGGACATGGTCATACCTAATATAGTAGGTGTGGATATTGGATGTGGAATGTTTACTGTAGAACTAGGGAAAATAGATTTTCCTTTAGATGAGCTAGATAATATTATTAATCAATATGTACCTTCTGGTAAGGACGTTCACGAAGGTAAAAAATATAATTTTACAAAATTACAAGATTTATATTGTTATAGAGAACTAAAAAAAAGCAAATGGATAGAAAGAAGTATAGGAACTTTAGGTGGGGGGAACCATTTTATTGAAGTTGATGAAGATAAGAACAAAAATAAATACTTAGTAATACATTCTGGTAGTAGAAATTTAGGAAAACAAGTTGCAGAATACTATCAAACTTTGGCAGTAGAGTTATGTAGTGGTAAAGAAAAGTTTTATGAAGAAAAAGAAGAATTAATTAAAACATTTAAGGAACAAGGAAGAAGAAAAGAAATTCAAAATGAACTGAAAAAGTTAATAAAAAAATATGAAGGCTTAAAACCGAAATATCCTAAAGAGTTGTGTTTTTTAAGTGGAAAATATAGAGAAGAATATTTGCATGATATGAAAATTTGTCAGGAGTACGCTGAGATAAATAGAGAAGTTATGGCAAATATAATTTTAAATAAATTAATAAATAAAAGTGTTGATGATTTTAGTCACTTCCATACAACTCACAATTATATAAATTTCAAAGATAATATAATAAGAAAGGGAAGCATATCATCTTATGGAGGAGAAAAGCTACTTATCCCAATAAATATGAGAGACGGCAGTATACTTGCCATAGGAAAAGGAAATGAAGATTGGAATTTTTCAGCACCACATGGAGCTGGAAGACTTATGAGTAGAACAGAAGCAAAGGCAAAGTTAAATATCAATGACTTTGAGAAAACTATGAAAGATATTTGGACTACTTCTGTATGTGAAGAAACTATAGATGAAGCACCAATGGCATATAAACCGATAGAGGATATTTTAAAATTTGTTGGTGATACAGTAGATATAATTGATGTAATTAAACCAATATATAATTTCAAATCAAAATAG
- a CDS encoding ECF transporter S component codes for MKTKKLILSGFFIACGIVLPMVFHMFSMGGPMFLPMHIPVLIAGYFLGPIYAAGVGIITPVLSGLLTGMPPLVPVMPIMAFELCGYGLISGLVFSKTNKIYLSLISAMIVGRLFAIAGAYAVSLTLAPKINPIMYVVGGLTTAIPGMLIQLIFIPILIKLLMNNKEISKAIA; via the coding sequence ATGAAAACTAAAAAATTAATATTATCAGGATTTTTTATTGCGTGTGGTATTGTTTTACCAATGGTGTTTCACATGTTTAGCATGGGAGGACCTATGTTTTTACCAATGCATATTCCAGTTTTAATAGCAGGATATTTCTTAGGACCTATATACGCAGCAGGTGTGGGAATAATTACACCAGTGCTTAGTGGATTATTAACAGGTATGCCACCTTTAGTTCCAGTTATGCCAATTATGGCTTTTGAACTTTGTGGATACGGATTAATCTCAGGATTAGTATTTAGTAAAACAAATAAAATTTATTTATCTTTAATTTCTGCCATGATAGTGGGAAGATTATTTGCTATTGCAGGAGCATACGCAGTATCTTTGACTTTGGCACCTAAAATAAATCCAATTATGTATGTAGTTGGAGGCTTAACTACTGCCATACCCGGCATGCTAATACAATTGATATTTATACCGATATTAATTAAATTATTAATGAATAATAAAGAAATATCTAAAGCAATAGCTTAA